The proteins below are encoded in one region of Lactuca sativa cultivar Salinas chromosome 3, Lsat_Salinas_v11, whole genome shotgun sequence:
- the LOC111917224 gene encoding glutaredoxin-C6 has translation MQGVHGYRLGRSDGGVRLELTPTTSSPLAIDISESTEMRIQRLITENPVIIFSRSACCMCHVMKRLFSSLGVYPTVIELEEDEIDALSASQQDGGGGGETVAPAVFIGGTRVGGLESLVGLHLSGHLVPKLEEVGALAL, from the coding sequence ATGCAAGGCGTCCACGGCTACCGTCTCGGCCGATCCGACGGTGGAGTCCGCCTCGAATTGACCCCCACCACCTCTTCTCCTCTCGCGATCGATATATCCGAATCCACCGAAATGAGGATCCAACGCCTCATAACAGAGAATCCAGTCATCATATTCAGCCGCTCAGCCTGCTGCATGTGCCACGTCATGAAACGCCTCTTCTCTTCTCTCGGTGTATACCCTACAGTCATCGAATTGGAGGAGGATGAGATCGACGCACTCTCCGCTTCACAGCAGGATGGCGGAGGTGGTGGTGAGACCGTAGCTCCGGCGGTGTTCATCGGTGGGACGCGTGTTGGAGGATTAGAAAGTCTTGTCGGACTCCACTTGAGCGGTCATCTTGTTCCGAAGCTCGAAGAAGTTGGTGCTCTGGCGTTGTAG